The window CTCTTCTCACTGCAGGCTTGCACCTGGGGGGTAGCGTATGAGGTCAGCGACTCCCAGATGGAGGAGTCTCTGCAGTACCTGAATGTGAGAGAGGCTGTGCTGGGGGGATACATCACCAAGATGGTGGAGTTCACTCCCAGAGAGAAGTGCCAAGGGTCTCTGCTCGCCCTGGTCTACATCGCCACCTCTGACAACCCCACATACCTCGGGCCTGCCACTCCCACAGAGATAGCTGCTCAGATTGCCATCTGCAGAGGCAACACGGGCCACAACATAGAGTATCTCCTCCGCCTGGCTGAGTTCATGAGGCTGTACTGTCCCGAGGTAGAGGATGACCATCTCTTCTCCATAGAGGCAGCCGCCCTGGCCCTGGTCATCTGAACAACCAGGGCCAGGGATACTCACATCAAACCAACGATACGACCACTCAATGCTACGACACGCGCTACCCTACTTGTTAATGTGATCAATGTGAAGACAATAACAATATGAAGACAGTGCGAGTCACTACACCTCATAAAAAAGGGTCAACATGTCATGATCACTGTTTCTGTTGTCCATTGTCTGTGAACGCCCATGACATTGAAATGTTTTAAGCTAAAAGGGAAATGAGATTAGAAGTAAGGTagtaatagccaccctttgccttgatgaaagctttacacacaaccagcttcacctggaatgcttttccaacagtcttgaagaagttggcaaagggtggctatttgaagaatctcaaatataaaatatattttgatttgtttaacactttttggttactacatgattccatatgtgttatttcgtagttttgatgtcttcactataaatagtatatataaagaaaaacccttgaatgagtaggtgttctaaaacttttaacCGGTAGTGGGGGTTGGGAGCCTGTGGGCACCACGCCCCACGCCTTGCAGGGGCTGCGGAGGTGTATGATACGACATTGCTTTTTACCTGTTTCTGGTCTGACTGGTCTTGTtgtagaaatcaaatcaaatcaaatattatttgtcacatgcgccgaatataacaggtgtagaccttacggtgaaatgcttacttacaagcccttaaccaacaatgcagttttaagaaaaataagtgttaagtaaacaatagataagtaaaaaaataaaagcagtaaaataacagtaaaaataacagtagaaCATGCATGGATCATGTGTATCTCAGGATGAGTCTTTGCTTGAGTCATGCAAATACTTATCCTGTGATGAAATAAGATTATTGCATTGctcaatgtactgtatatactgtagctatttcTATTTTTATATGAAGTCTATTTACCTTTGTTTTGTTGTAAAAGGAACAGGGATTTTTATGGTTTTGTTTTCTaatcaactgaaataaataacaTTGAACTTGAGATCTTGCCAAGACCCCTGGTTCTTTCCAATACACAGtgataagtaaaaatactttaaagtactacttaagttttTTTGGGGTGGTATCTgtaagcaaaaatgcccacagtcatcaagTTAGGTAAGATATCAATATttaatatgtttaagtgattaatAAGACTGAACATATTAACTAGATCAAAGGTAATTCAATAATAAATATtatgttgcacctttaaccaatagcctaacaaatgaaccACTCTTGAAAAAAAAAATCTTTTGAATGTCTTaattaagacatcctctatatcaaatttcagccagactGACCAGTCAGCCCGAGCTGCCTGcacgcccgacccccaccagtctagtcaagaACTAAACTCTCTCCCAACACAATTTCCTTCCCAGTTCACAGCTATATATTTTTGATTCCcaagggaaaggtttggaaacaaaaaacaaaacaaaaaaccccacatacacctcaaaaatacattaacacacacaaacagcaaaTACTCCATATAATTAATCTCATAGGACTAATAtaactgtagagctctttttacttgcacacaatatagctgggtcacccAGTCCTGTCCCCAGGGGTCCACcaccctgcagcgccccaacccaacatagcccactcagctttaggatcttagtgaaacattcattattggtttcgggtgttttaggccaaggccagagtgacaacccacAAGACGGCAGACCACCAgagccaggactgagcagcccagcagctagggattgacTCCTTTAGTCATattgtattccatataaggcatccagaccttatgaaagttgcccagTGTACCCTTAATCTTgcaataaatcaaatctagtgatacatgaCTTGACATTGttggaggataaccaaccttccaattaatggcattgcatttcttagccgctataaatgcttggttagacagtttcttcagataacagtctccagcatcaacatttccaagcaaacaaaaacagggagaaggggaaatcTGAAGACATGCTGAGAcaaaagaacatactctttgccagaattcagccagccttcacaagaccataacatatgcaaatatgtccccttttgtgtttctGAGTGCATGTAATACAGCTTCACTGGCGTATAGTATGTTCTATGGATggccttaaactgcagtaataTATGTCTGAGTTGATATGAACATgattcaaacatatctgtatccattcatcatcatatcacccatatacaaaaatgtatgcacgcatgactgtaagtcgctttggataaaagtgtcagctaaatggcatattatattattattattattattatcatcaacagcttctaccaggtcttcctcacatttttgtttgacatgttttgtgtcatcgggaaaagcctctatcaacccttgatacagtttggaaatcaactttggaggtttaccagactgccttaaaatagcatctggcttgtccagtgtatGCTGCACAAAGataataaagtgttgtatctgcaaaaatTCACCTCACCTCCGCCACAGACTGGTCttgactggtcttccctggctccctgaccctgctgagacccctgtcaacatctgatcctcctaaaatgaggcatgacaaataattaccttggtgtacatatACATTATACgatccaagaatagaatcaatggttcaataattgaaatgaccattattcccagatcccagactgtagctttaagcttaagctgctgtcctgtagctactaattcaagatggaactttgtatcatcactgatattgttaatataggcctactgcaaaattcacctgagttccgtagactggtcttctctggctgtctgaccctgctgggacccctgtcactatctgatcctgctaagacttgagcatagtgttgtgtactgactgcacTAGAGGGCTGCGGGACCTGCGGGTCCTGACAGAGATCATTGCGGCGTGGTCGCATTTTTCATGCTGCGGCAGGAGCGGGCGGTCAGACAGACGACTTTGGgatgaaaatatttttgttgtcccacagattatttggaaacggtcctCTTTCTGCTTTGAATGTGTTAGCCTACTTATTGTATTGAAAGCAcatatttttttgcattattcacacaattcgctgcttcaacttcagtagcctacctctcctagtTGTGTGTGAGAGTTCAAGTGCACCTAgtatgtgtggtctcattgaaatagagtaggTTGCCTACATGGGCAGAGAATCAGGTGGCATTTAACTTAAATATGAAATTAACTTAAATATTattagactgtagtttactacTAAAAATGAAATCataattgaaaaggaaaaggcacgAAGCACACATAGGTTAGGCCACTATGGTGATTGAGCGTTGTCTCTGCCTgcaaaaaggtaggctatatcctataggccaatgcaaaatgtagcaagtgtcgctgtcatcattcttgctgcttcaagttcagtagccatacctgcGAGATCAGGTGCGCGTGTGTTCTCaaaatagagtaggctatagcctatgcatgggcggagaagcacggggcagttatcttttcaaggaaatgtacttcctaaataggcctatgattaggctatagtttacaacattgcctagaaataggcctaaatattgatcacccatatcTCAACGTCTGAaaatcttcccactcctaaaaggtaggctataaaaatagcCCAAGAGAAAGTacaagtctctccaactctgctctcttcaaactacatttagcatattggctgatatagcccagtaatacaatataagggccatgtgagaatctctggtaatttaacctatttcttaAGTTATTTTTGCATATTTGATATTGCCTATATGGCGCAAAATTGTTGGGACCAAggctggcaagtgagctgcgtcacatacgcctaaaataacattgcgggactgcggttgggtttgggaccagttcttgcggtGGGGTTTGGGACAAGCGGATGGGAGTCAGACAGAAAGCCGGCGGGTGCTGGCAGGAACGGGATGAAGAAATCGGTCCAGCGCAGATctctactgtgcaccatgacagtgaagcctgtaatgttagagctgtttattacagtgtcagtgtgaaaagtagggaattagctggggaaactgacagatcaataacgttatATTGCCAAACTGACTAATAAAACTAACATTGCCCTGAAAAACGTCAGAAtatcaatcttcaatcatttggccgatggtttcatcatttgattcaggtctagtgtgattgaggcaaaaagaatagctaacattagccaacaTGACCCCcacgtccccagtgaaagttgcgcccctgtttaaaaccaaatacttttagacttttactcaaatagtattttactgggtgactttcacttttacttgagtcattttctattaaggtatttttaattttactcaagtatgacaattgggtgcttGTTCCACCACTGCCAATACAGTAGAAGCATATGCTTGTGGCAGTCTAATGGTAAAGCTTACATAGTGTACAGATAGAGCTATATAGAGGATTGGGTTTGAGGAAATAATCTGTTTTTCTCTAAGCTCTCCTGATTTTCAACACAGAAAGGCATCCTAATGCCTAAAAGTTTATGAACTCCTGAACATATGTTTCCTGGTTACGTGCCAAACCTCAAACTGTTTTACTCCTGCACACCCTCAAATCCCATGGCCATATACAGCTACACTATACACTCTGTGGTCAACAGTCTAGACTATTCTGTAGCAAAGGGGAGAAACGTGAGGTGCTGTAAACTTTATTTATAGAATTCCAGGAAATAGTAAGCTCACAAGACCACTAGAGTGCCTTTGGACTTTATTCAATCAAACCCGCAATGCACAACTAAATCAGACTGCCCCTGCATGGAGGAAAGGGACATTTTCACTCAAATCAAAATTAGTTTTCCCCACTGAACATGTTCTGTCAGTCACATATTGTTTTAATATATGGTATAGAAACCATGTGTTgtttatatgtacagtatataaaaaATTGAAAAGACCAATGAACAGATTCCCAGATCACAGACTGGCTTTAACATTTGGAGCACAGCATTACTGTCACCAAAACAGATCTGCCCTTTGTCGTATGCACTAGCATTGGGAGGTGTCAGTGGCTATCAGGGTCCTATACAAATACACACCATGCCTGCAGTGTCAgttagtaaatcaaatcaaagtttattggttgcttacacagatttgcagatgttatcgtagGTGCAGCAAAGTGCTTGTATtgaacagtgcagtaatacctagcaatacaaaacaatatacaactaaaccaaaaagtaaaaataaagacattaAGGGGTTTTCATATATAGTCCTCTTTAATGTGAACTCCAGGGTATAAAAAAAGCTAAAGATCTCAGTTCTCTTTgtattctcccgagtggcgcagtggtctaaggcactgcatcgcagtgctagctgtgccactagagctcctggttcaaatccaggctctgtcgtagccggccgcgaccgggagacccatggggtggcgcgcacaattggcccagcgtcgtccagggtaggggagggatttggctggcaggggatgtagctcagttggtagagcatggcgtttgcaacgccagggttgtgggtttgataaaataatgtatgcactaactgtaagtcgctctggataagagcgtctgctaaatgactaaaatgtaaatgtattcacaatgcctttgaatgaggactcaactcttttgccagttcacttcaactattttgtggtccgagtcttctttgcattcacattgctatgtttagaaaggaaccaatatatttttccaacattcactcaatgcactctgtttttttacaaagtgcaggacaagccattccatcagaacgtgttatcggacagctatatatacctacttacattttggaagcgaatagattgcatttagttaaaaTATGAGACATAATAATTGTAATCAGAAGATACTATTAACATGTAAATACTATTGGTAACCGAATAAATAGCAGAAGAATAACTGCAgattaaataatgctgtaattgaaaattgtacacccaCCCACCCTTTAAGAACTATAATTGATTTTGTACCCTATGTTGTGATTCTCACTAAATATATTgttgtcttctcacactattcaaaTCCCACCAGCGAATAAACAGCTTATGAAGCTCTCTTTATAGATCACATATTAcaaacaaataatctgaactaAAAACTCCACACATATTTTGGAATTTCTGTGCATCCTtgacaatcgctaatcaatatcCCAAAACAGCACACCTTTTTTTCTGCGAACCTGCACATCATCATCTCTCTccaatgtgaggggttatggcaggggaaactgtgttgcagtagtcttgtgtgtggtgcgggaataatgacaagtgaagctggggagctttgtgttcacattgcCCTTAAAAAGGGAACCGGGAGGCCTCCCGAgtagcgcagcggtctaaggcactgcattgcagtgctgtggcgtcactacagcctggggtttgatcccaggctgtgtcacagccggccgtgaccaggagtcccatagggcagcgcacaattggcccagcatcgtctgggttaggggagggtttggccgggggggctttacttggctcatcgcgctctagcgactccttgtggcgggccgggcacctgcaagctgacttccgttgtcagttgaacggtgtttcctccgacacaagGTGCGGTTGGCTTccgtgttaagaagcgcggcttggcgggtatgtttcggaggacgcatgactcgaccttcgcttttcccgagcccgttggggagttgcagcaatgagacaaaaTTGTAATCACGAAAAAGGGGGGTAAAAAATTACAactaaaaaaatacaaatgaaaAGGGAACCGGACCAAGGATTTTAAGCGAACTGAACTCAGACCACCTCGAGGGTCTGAGTTATTTTGGAGTTTTCACACTGGACGAAAAATTAAGCAAACCGCACTGAGTTCACAAACATTGTctgaaagggaccaagtgtgaaaacatcctaagaaatatcagaacgagcaatgtaagagtccagaatatatatatatatatatatatatacactgcgtgtacaaaacattatgaacacctgctctttccatgacatagactgaccaggtgaatccaggtgaaagctatgatcacttgttaaatccacttcaatcagtgtagaggaaggggaggagacaggttaaagaatgatttttaagccttgagacaattgggatatggattgtgtatgtgtgtgattcagagggtgaatgggcaagacaaaagatttaagtgcctatgaacggggtatggtagtaggtgccaggcgagccggtttgtgtcaagaactgcaatgctgctggatttttcacactcaacagtttcccgtgtgtatcaagaatggtccaccacccaaaggacatccagccaacttgacacaactgtgggaagcatagaCCATCATCACGCTTTCgacatacatacactgagtgtacaaaacattaagaacaccttcctaatatttaaaatccttctttaacctgtctcctcatagctttcacatggattcacctggtcagtctatgtcatggaaagagcaggtgttcttaatgtttgtacactcagtgtataatggtgtgtatagaccagTGGAGgtggctgaggggaggatggctcataataatggctggaacggcgcgaatggaatggcatcaaacacatggaaaccatcattgatgtatttgataccattccatttattccgctccatcattaccacgagcccattctccccaattaaggtgctaccAACCGCTGGTACAGACACTATGGAcagtaaatcaaataaaatcaaattttatttgccacatgcgccgaatacaacaggtgtagaccttacagtgaaatgcttacttacaagcccttaaccaataatggaacgaactgcaaaaatctctgaagctggagactcttatctccctcactaactttaagcatcagttgtcagagcagcttaccgatcactgcacctgtacacagcccatctgtaattagcccacccaactacctcatccccatattgttatttatttggctcatttgcaccccagtatttctatttgtacatcatcttctgcacatctatcactccagtgttaatactaaattgtaattattttgcactatggcctatttattgccttacctccataacttactacatttgcacacactgtatatagattttctattgtgttattgacttttgttttgtttattccatatgtaactctgtgttgttgtttttattgcactgctttgctttatcttggccaggtcgcagttgtaaatgagaacttgttctcaactggcttacctggtcaaataaaggtgaaataaataaataaataaaaatgcagtttttaagaaaataagtaAAAGTTAAGTCAAAAAATAGATAagtcaaaaaaaaatatataataataattaaagagcagcagtaaactaaattaacagtagggaggctatatacagggggtaccgcacCAGTTAAtcaaggtagttgaggtaatatgtacatgtgggtagagttaaagtgactatgcataaataataaacagagtagcagcagcgtaaaagagggggttggggtggggggggcaatgcaaatagtagccatgattagctgttcaagagtcttatggcttgggggtacaagctgttaagaagccttttggacctagacttggcgctccggtaccgcttgccgtgctgtagcagagagattTTACTTTCTTTCTActtgtctttgacaatttttagggccttcctctgacaccgcctggtatagaggtcctggatggcaggaagcttggccccagtgatatactgggccatacacactaccctctgaatagaaaaggtgtgtacagcagtagttatatagggtggctgaggtccttgatgatcttcttggccttcctgtgacactgggtgctgtagatgtcctggagggcatgcAGTGTGCTAGTACATTATGTTCCTGGGAGAGCCACTACACTGACTCACATGacaagtgctgtgtgtgtgtttagagtgAGACACAGGGGGCAGAGGGGGTTCCCATTCCCTGCATGTGGAGTTTGATCACGTTGTGAGAACATGTGCACACCCGACAAAATTAGGTCTCAGCATTACATAAAAATGCATGCTTTTTGGGCTGAGAGCCTTCAGTGGCACATTGGTCCAGATTCCAAGAAAGCCCTCTCTAACTTGGTGAAAGGTTAAAGCCATAAAACAAATATGCTCTCTGCTAGGCAAGGCAAAGGCAGTTAAAATAGTATAAATG is drawn from Coregonus clupeaformis isolate EN_2021a chromosome 25, ASM2061545v1, whole genome shotgun sequence and contains these coding sequences:
- the LOC121539747 gene encoding glutathione-specific gamma-glutamylcyclotransferase 1-like, producing the protein MKLLDITTSETPSLYIFGYGSLVWKPDFKYKRSNVGYIKGYSRRFWHGDNFHRGDKDMLGRVVTLVEDHEACTWGVAYEVSDSQMEESLQYLNVREAVLGGYITKMVEFTPREKCQGSLLALVYIATSDNPTYLGPATPTEIAAQIAICRGNTGHNIEYLLRLAEFMRLYCPEVEDDHLFSIEAAALALVI